The Larimichthys crocea isolate SSNF chromosome X, L_crocea_2.0, whole genome shotgun sequence genome segment tgtttggtgctaacgttagcatgcaAACAAACCCAAGTTAGGATCGGAGACACGTGCATGTTAGCGCGTTAGCATGTAGCTCACACGGCTGCAGACCGCTGAGCTCGATCGTCTCTGAGCATCTTGTTGCTGATTGTTTGCAGCAGTTAGCAACAGCGCTGCGGTGAGTTATCATTTATAGATATGCAACTTATTTCCTCTCTGCAGCGATCTGCAACACGCCGACTCACTCCGAAACCGACACTGAAAGgcaaccacagaagaagaagttgacttgcagcctctgtctctgtctgtcgtCATGGTTTCCATCGCTGTCCTCGATGCCCCCCCACCGTTACAGCTGAGGTCTATCTCCTCGTCTGTGGCTGCCTCCCACCTCCTGCCTCTTATTCATTGTTCGACTGTTTGGCTTCGTCTCTAGATGATAATCTGCAGACTGAACGTCATGATTTATGATCATGATGTTCAAACTTTCACCACAGCTGTGTTATCTGATGGTGGAAGCTGCTGCTCGACATTTCAAATAAAGCGTCACCTCGTTTGACTTTCGCAGCTTTAACGTTGTGCAGACGTCGTTATTATCACTGATGAGAAGGAAGAAGTTTGATTTTCTGttacgtctgttctcactctatgtaactttgggctccgggtcgggagaagtacgtaacgctttacggcactaagtcacacagcagcaactatttcactgattctggtgaaactggatcatattttatggaggaaatgttttctggttttccctctgatgtcctccggctgctccgcctcaactctctgtgatttacagagtttatgatggacagtgaagtaaactgctgacagctgtagctgctgttagctcatgccATGCTTGCCATGCCATGAGGAGATGCACCCGGGCTCAGACGAGTTCATCCGTCATAAGTTTCTTTGTTAGTTTCTCgtgtgtttaataaaaacatctttcctCTGAAGACGTGATCGGATTCagatatttcactttgtttgtgtttcagagcgGTTGTGAATTCCCTGTGAGACGTTCACtgaccacacacaaacacagcgctGCCTCTCAGCTGCTGCGGGGGAAGCACAGCTCGGGTTCTTAGAAATCACAAcctcaacaaaacacacagggcGCCGGggtgcattgtgggtaaaaGGGGCTGCAgcagttacagtaaaacaaagGCCACCTGCCATTTACCAGAAGTGAtgtcacaggaagtgacatcgCCACTGTGGGTTGGGGCTGCAGCCGCCTGCAGAGGATCAACAGATgaaccttttgtttgttttgatgaatgACTTTGCAGGTTATTGTCTGACATAAAACACGTTTGAGATGATTCAGTTCAACACATGAAAGctctttgttgtgtgtgcatgcaccgACATCTGAGCACGGACCTGAGGTGGGTCAGAGGCGGTCCAGACCGCATCGAAGCACCGCCCACACGACCCACGGCGTCTCATTTACACCtgcttcactgtgtttgtgctctGAGACTGAAACCGCTACGACAacttattaattattcatgtctTCTTGTAAATTCGgcatcaaataaatgtaacacaTGACGTTCCTCtagcgtccacttgaggctggctccagaagtgagtcagtctccataagtccccatgtccaaatgtccaacttcacagcagaaataaacatgtttacagcctggtacaaaaaacgtcacggagactacgtccaggttttagacagtctgcggggacgtcacggagactacgtccaggttttagacaggttttattaaggcttgaagttatgcaggattaagagcgtggacactttgactgacagtgcAGGCCAGACTCAAACTTTGTGAAACTGTCGATGACGAATCGTGAATCATCTGAACCGCCTTCTCTTCATGTTAAAGTCATTGTGGTAGTTTGTCACGGCGTGTTTGAGTGAGCGACCTTCAAACTGCTGATGAAGGTCATGTGATATGACCTTTGAATCAAACCTTGAGGTCTgatataaaaacttttttaatgtcagactgaacaaacaaagaaatcatgACAAGAATCTGaagttcatcatgttttttaattgcaTTTGCCTGCATGTGCCAGTCaataaattaatacaaattaacACAATCAATAAATTACCAACAATCAGTCACAGTGAttcaatattaaatacatacgttaaattaaaattaaaataaattagaaaactAAAACAcgttataaaaatacaaaaagagtCGTAAACTGGTACGACAGCTGCAGAAGAACCTGAATGTACGTCAGCATGAAACTTTGGACtgtaaacatcatcatcatcatcatcatcatcatcatcatcatcatcatcatcatcatcaccacttCCTTTCAGCGGTACAGTGGAGGCGTGGGTGGAggccaatcagagagcttcAAATTTTAATTCCCTTTCGGGATTTTGGGTTTCTGGGGACGTCAAACATCGAGGGGAAAAaggtgaaacatggggacttatggagaccgactcacttctggagccggACTGTCAATCTGGCACCGCCCACATCTCCACCAGCGTCCAATCAGAGTGCATCATTTAAACCCTGCTGACAATTAAAGATATGGTCATTTTATCTGAGCTTAAAAATCAAGTATTTCCAGGTCTCGTCGATAGATTGATACTGTGATTGATGAAGTAAACACGATTAGTTATCAGCAAACCGCCGTGCTGATTTCAAGTATCGAACCCCAAACCCCCTTtaaattatcatatttttaCCACATTTATCattgttataaatatatatatatatagagatatatataagACATAAtctcattaaaaaataatctgtaaaaAGCTGGCACGCTGGTTTGGATTTGGCTGTCCTGTTTGGTGTTGTTCAGCCTCTCAGGTGGTTTCTGTTCGCCTTCCGTGCTTGCCGCCGTCGTCGCTGCTTCTCCTTCCTGGTGCTGTTGGACAGCGAGCTCGCCTCCTCGTAGATGCCCGACAGCTCCCACAATGCTTTAGACTGAACGACAGAGTCATTCATCTAGAAGAAggagataaaacattttgtaaacatTCCATGAACGTTGTGTGAACAGCTGTAACCTTTTTGCCCTCGATAAACCCGATGAACATAAACTTACCCCCCTAAATAAACCCTCCATGTGCTGTACTTCAAGCCCACGTATGCTCTACAGAACCTTTCCATGAGTGTCCACATACACCTTTTAAAGGCCTTGCATTAGCTGAACATAGGCCCATTACAAACCTTTAATAAGCCTTAGTAAGTCCTACATAAACCTCCTGAAAACCTACTTCAAGGCCTGCACGAGCCTTCTCCAAACCAACGTTTAAAGCCCTTTAAGACGCGTACTTTGTCCTTCACAGAGCCTTCATGAGGCTTCTTTAAACCGTCCTTCAAGCCTACATGAGCCAGTTTTCTTTGGGTCTGTTTACCTGGATGTGTTTGAGGCGATGCAGTCCCTCCAGGACCTTCTCAGGCTCCTGATCCTTGTAACGGTATTTCTTCAGGTCCTTGATCTTACTCAGGATGTAGTTCAGCTCCTTCCTGACCTCTCCGTTTGATTCCACCTGAGGATCGCTGGCGGTCTCGGTGCTTCCAGTCGTTGGGGGACTCGGGGTGGACAGGCCCTTCAACATCTGGTTGATGAGCTTCTCATACATGTTCAACACGCCGCCCATGACCGTTTTCTTTgcctgagagaaaaacaaagacgagATCAGTGAGTTcattagatgagaagatctaCAGAGCTGGAGgcataaagactagaagcaaggggaaactgctagcctggctttCTCTAAAGTCCAGAAACACAACTGAAACTCACAAGTTAACATGTTATATCCTGTTTGTACATAAACAGAAAGACTATTTCTTGTTGAACCATCAGTGCCGGGACAGTACGGTTGCCAGGTTACACATATGTGTACTTTAATGTTCAGGCTTGATGAATTTGTCCCAGCATGGAGGTGCTGAAAACCTTTTTACACAGTGGAAAGACTCTGTGGTTTCCTTCAGAGGAAGCCTTAAAGGGAAATACCACTCATTGACGGTGAACGTCCAACagagtgaaacagtgaaactcATTCGGACGTAGTGACTCAAAGACATATTTATGAATCAGTGAGGACATATTTTAAAGGACTCAGTAAATGTTCGAAGTCTTTAAGCTTTCTTAAATAATTTGCTGGTGTCTTTAAAGGGTTTCATGAGCTACAGGACTTTGTTTCAATCACCTCGAATGAGTCACATGTAGACGCTACACTGGAAAAAATTCAAAGGTGGTGAAATGTAACATCTATGTTGTCGAGGGgaacgaaaaaaacaaaccggGAAAACccagaaggtgtgtgtgtggggtgggtgggtgggtttgGCCTTTAAGTCTATGCTAATACACCACTGCTGGTCCCCTATGTGCCACCATGCATATCCAGATATGATGAATTTGGGTTGTTTGAGTTGGCATGTGTGATTCAAATGTGCCACATTGGGCCAAGACAACATCTCGTTGCTGATATCAGGTTTAAACAATCGACCAAAGCTTCGTCCAAGTGCCGCAAATTTGCTAAAAAGTCCAAATGTTGGCGGGCCAGAGCGGCTGGCGATGTGTGTCTCTACATGAAGTGTATTTTCACAAAGATCAACATGATTGGTTGTCTTTAAATCATCAGAAACggcataaaacaacaaaaacatgctcAAATTCCAGCAGTTCATCGTTGTACTCTAATCTTTCTTCGATATGGTCTCGATAATCACACAAGACTTCAACTTCAAAAAGTGGCAAACGACCAAAGCGAAGCGCTGCGGCCTGTAACATGTGAAGATCGTCTCGTCACTGAGAGGGAGTGAAAGTTGATTCGGAGCCTGAGAATAGTTGCACGGCGCCGAGCCAGCAGGAAGAAAAGAACGCCACAGAAACCTCAACACAAACTCCAGAGCGAGAAAGAAACTCAGAGAG includes the following:
- the ifng1 gene encoding interferon gamma; the protein is MVAIVRAVVCLSLWLAVCQVRGFTIPAEMNRTIQSILDHYNVRTRLIFDGKPVIPKEMMPEHLEAKKTVMGGVLNMYEKLINQMLKGLSTPSPPTTGSTETASDPQVESNGEVRKELNYILSKIKDLKKYRYKDQEPEKVLEGLHRLKHIQMNDSVVQSKALWELSGIYEEASSLSNSTRKEKQRRRRQARKANRNHLRG